The Topomyia yanbarensis strain Yona2022 chromosome 3, ASM3024719v1, whole genome shotgun sequence nucleotide sequence aaattttgcgtcgactctctaataatatcttgccaaatttgaaaatacagtgtcatgtcagtttgtcggtgGTATTATATCATTATTGTACGAAGCAGTCAAattcattgctaaaatcaaatatgtaattcagcAATTTTCTTTGCACCTCTACCAATATTTTCCTGTTCCGATGACATGGTGAAGGGGTAAAGCACTTCCACACTGgttctataggaacacattacgagcacAGTCTACAGACACGAGAATTGTTGGGTGGATTGAATAAACGGCTTTTCAGCATGAATCAGCTAAAAGCTGTGGAGCTTTATTAATGAAATGCCCTATGAAACTTATACGCTACTTACATCGGTTCAATACGTAATCCTTCTTCTTCCCAACAATTGTGCAGGTAGAATACTATCCCGTTTAAAGCTATAATTTGGATCAAAATGTTAATTTTCAGGGCGAACAAATTCACGCCACGTTTGTCCTAACCTTAACTTGAACAATCCGACACCGTCCGTTCTGACCGACAGTATTCTTGTGCTACTATCACCTGTTAAGGAATATAATTCAGGGTAAGGATTAAAAGAATTCCTCTCCGACGTAGGTTCTACTTACGGGATTTAAATTTTTGCTTGTGATGTTCACGAATTCAATGGTCTATATTTTCAACTTCTAACAAATTTCAtctatattttttcttatatctTCCTCTCATCTGTGCTTGACGTCTATCTTTTTCTATCCTACCATTTCAAACgatccttttttcctttttttctatCCTTCCATTTCAAACGGTCCTTCTTCCCTTTTCCTATCCTTCCATTTCAAATGGTCCTCACTACATCAAAATTGTCCTTCACCGACAGGTGGTCGACCGTGGAGTTGGAAGGGGTCAGCGGGACATACCGTAACACTCCCCGACCCGTAAGGCTGGTTAGCTATCTCCGGTTCAGCTTTACCTTCTGCTGTTCCCGGCTGAAGCCCCACCTTTTCTATGTCGATCCGCGCCAGCTTTGCTACAGGTCGATGCACCATTCCGTCGGGAGTCTGCACCACGGCATCGCGAACTCGCCCATCTCGGCCCACCACGACCTTGGCTACACGTCCTCGAATCCATCCGTTGCGTATCTTCTCCTCCACGATGATCACCGAATCTCCTACCTCGATCGGTTTTGTCTCCTCAAACCACTTGGTACGACGTGCGATGGTAGGAAGATATTCCCGCACCCACCGGCGCCAAAACTGATCTACCATTGTACGGCATAGATTCCAGTCGCTCCTGCAGGCTTGTCTTGGATCCGTAAGCGTCTTCGGAGTCTGCGTTACGCCGCTCGAGCTCATTAGAAGAAAGTGGTTCGGTGTTAGAGCCTCCTGTTGCGCCGTCTCCAGAGGAATATATGTTAGCGGTCTCGAATTGACCACACTCTCAGCTTCCACTAGCAACGTTGCCAGCGTTTCTTCGTTCGGCGTTCGAGAAGACTCCATTGCAGCAAGAGCGGTTTTCACCGACCGCACTAGACGCTCCCAGGCGCCACccatgtgaggtgatccaggtgGGTTAAACACCCATTTCGTGTTCGCGTTGGTGAACGTTTCGGCAAGCTGGCGCTCGATTTTGCCCATCTCTTGCTTAAGTTCGTTGCTCGATCCCACGAAATTTGTGCCCCTGTCGCTGCGGATCTCCACAGGTGCTCCTCTGCGTCCGATGAAACGCCTGATCGCCATCTTGCAAGATTCCGTTGAAAGTGTGTGAGCGACTTCGAGATGGATTGCTCGTGTGGTCATACACGTGAACAGAGCTACCCATCGTTTTGCAATACTTCGGTTCACCCGCACGCCGATCGGCCCGAAATAGTCGACGCCTACGTAGGAAAATGGACGTACGTACGCCTGCAACCTGGCCGCCGGGAGTGGAGCCATTCGGGGTGTCGCCAGACTTGGCTTCTTGACTTTACACAAGGCGCACTCTTTAGCCACCTTACGCACGAACGGGCGCAGTTGCGATATGTGGAAACGCTGTCTCACTTCGTTCACGACAGTCTCGCCATTGGCGTGAAGAAATCGTTGGTGGTACCATTCAACCAGCAGTCTAGTCACTGGATGGGCTTTCGGCAATATTACTGGAAACTTAGTGTCAAACGCGGCGACGGTCGCAGCAGATATCCTTCCATCAGAACGAATAACACCTGCTTCGTCCAAGTACGGAGACAGTTTGTATATTTTGCTGGTTTTCTCTAGCCGCGCCTGTTGTCCTGGCTGCTTGTCCCGCATTACTGACAAAGTCGCCACCTCGTCCGGATACTGCTCACACTGCACCCAACGAAAGATTGTGGTTTCGGCTGTTGCTAATTCCTCTTGAGTGAGTGGTCCGTCCAGTCGAGTCTCTCGTTTTACCGTTCGCCGTAGATTTTGTACGTAGCGATGAACATGTGCTACCGATCGATACAAATGCGTCAGTTTCGAGAATCGCTCCCACCTCACAAGTTGTGGCGGTACGATAACCTCCTTGTGCACCAAACACGACCTCAGCTCTTCGTCGGTCGTCGCGCCGACTGAATCTGCATCTACGGTCCATTGATCTTCTGGCAAATATAAATCGTTGTCACCACGGAACCAACGGCCGCC carries:
- the LOC131693175 gene encoding uncharacterized protein LOC131693175; the encoded protein is MDVATFGATCSPCSAQFVKNLNAKEHSRQYPVAADAIIRKHYVDDYLDSADDVDEAVKLAHEVKLVHSLGGYHLRNWLSNSTEVLARVGERDPVTEKCLQLDKNSSTERVLGMYWKPVDDVFTFTTTLAVGAEHPTKRQALRVVMSPFDPAGLLCFFLIHGKVLIQELWRAKTTWDQLIPEELLGKWMRWTSLFKHLDQISIPRCYFPQRSVKDILSLQLHIYVDASEEAYACVAYFRAVFPDGISVALVGGKSKVAPLKAHSIPRLELMAAVIGVRLMKTILTGHSLVVEKTVLWCDSKTVLAWINSDHRRYRQFVACRVGEILSKSEAKQWRWISSRKNIADDATKWGKGPCLSSGGRWFRGDNDLYLPEDQWTVDADSVGATTDEELRSCLVHKEVIVPPQLVRWERFSKLTHLYRSVAHVHRYVQNLRRTVKRETRLDGPLTQEELATAETTIFRWVQCEQYPDEVATLSVMRDKQPGQQARLEKTSKIYKLSPYLDEAGVIRSDGRISAATVAAFDTKFPVILPKAHPVTRLLVEWYHQRFLHANGETVVNEVRQRFHISQLRPFVRKVAKECALCKVKKPSLATPRMAPLPAARLQAYVRPFSYVGVDYFGPIGVRVNRSIAKRWVALFTCMTTRAIHLEVAHTLSTESCKMAIRRFIGRRGAPVEIRSDRGTNFVGSSNELKQEMGKIERQLAETFTNANTKWVFNPPGSPHMGGAWERLVRSVKTALAAMESSRTPNEETLATLLVEAESVVNSRPLTYIPLETAQQEALTPNHFLLMSSSGVTQTPKTLTDPRQACRSDWNLCRTMVDQFWRRWVREYLPTIARRTKWFEETKPIEVGDSVIIVEEKIRNGWIRGRVAKVVVGRDGRVRDAVVQTPDGMVHRPVAKLARIDIEKVGLQPGTAEGKAEPEIANQPYGSGSVTVCPADPFQLHGRPPVGEGQF